One uncultured Tolumonas sp. DNA segment encodes these proteins:
- a CDS encoding cell division protein FtsQ/DivIB yields the protein MRQARLASDEQDPAPVESCRQIAETTTRTRGEFIFGFVFFVSVVAGLWSTATDIRRWLFDEDKIPVSGLVVQGDLEYVSTEEVRKVLAENPQTNNFFKLDVNQLQKEVEALPWVYQSSIRKRWPALLYVYVVEQTPCALWGDDRLLSIRGTIFRAPRDRLKKPLVGLSGPDELAGKVWVQYQQFERLLALNGYHVASVHMTNRHSWEIQLVSGPKLVLGRNDMLVKLQQFIDVYPKLENREQIDYLDLRYDTGIAVRWKQQEGSGDDQNPRQKSNSRA from the coding sequence CGATGAGCAGGATCCAGCGCCGGTTGAAAGCTGCAGGCAAATTGCGGAAACGACAACTCGTACCCGTGGCGAATTTATATTCGGGTTTGTGTTTTTTGTTTCGGTTGTTGCCGGGCTTTGGTCAACGGCCACAGACATTCGGCGCTGGTTGTTTGATGAAGACAAAATTCCAGTGAGCGGATTAGTAGTACAGGGTGATCTGGAGTATGTCAGCACGGAAGAAGTCCGTAAGGTGCTGGCAGAAAATCCCCAGACCAACAACTTTTTTAAGCTGGATGTTAATCAGCTGCAAAAAGAGGTTGAAGCGTTACCGTGGGTTTATCAGTCTTCTATTCGTAAGCGCTGGCCCGCACTACTGTATGTTTATGTCGTTGAGCAAACTCCCTGTGCATTATGGGGAGATGACCGGTTGCTTAGTATTCGTGGCACGATATTTCGAGCGCCACGAGACAGATTAAAGAAGCCTCTGGTAGGACTTTCTGGTCCGGATGAACTGGCGGGTAAAGTTTGGGTGCAATACCAGCAGTTTGAGCGATTACTGGCATTAAACGGATACCACGTAGCGTCGGTACATATGACCAATCGTCATTCGTGGGAAATTCAGTTGGTTTCCGGGCCGAAGTTGGTTCTTGGCCGGAATGACATGCTGGTTAAATTACAACAGTTTATTGATGTTTATCCGAAGTTGGAAAATAGGGAACAGATTGATTATCTCGATCTTCGCTATGACACGGGGATAGCCGTCAGATGGAAACAACAAGAAGGGAGTGGTGATGACCAAAACCCCAGACAGAAATCTAATAGTCGGGCTTGA